The bacterium genome includes the window TTATGACGGCGGGCCAGGTCCCGCCGAAGAAAAGCGGCGCCAGGTCGCCGCACTCCAAAAAAGTCAGATTGTCTTATTAATATTTTCCGGCTATGCCGGGTTAGGAGAGAGTATATGTTCAGTGGTAAAACTTTGTTAATTACGGGCGGTACAGGGACATTCGGGAATGCGGTTTTGAAGGGATTCCTTCATACGGACATTAAAGAGATTCGTGTTTTCTCTCGCGATGAGAAGA containing:
- a CDS encoding polysaccharide biosynthesis protein, producing MFSGKTLLITGGTGTFGNAVLKGFLHTDIKEIRVFSRDEK